The Opitutaceae bacterium genome has a window encoding:
- a CDS encoding methyltransferase domain-containing protein, translated as MSGADWDGRYREGTTPWDKGFGAPPLAEFLDRHPVAGRVLVPGCGRGHDVRLLAAHGAQPLGVDISGLAVEQARAFPKAGLEEYRVDDFLAAGFGANGFEWVFEHTCFCAIHPNERPAYVEAVRKSLKPGGHFLAIFYVNIENTEGPPFPISEAGIDRLFHPLFETLESWMPGRSYPERSGRESMRLMRKK; from the coding sequence ATGTCAGGCGCTGATTGGGATGGCCGCTACCGGGAAGGCACGACCCCTTGGGACAAGGGTTTCGGCGCGCCGCCCCTGGCGGAGTTTCTTGATCGCCATCCCGTGGCCGGCCGGGTGCTCGTGCCGGGTTGCGGGCGTGGACACGATGTCCGGTTGCTGGCGGCGCACGGGGCACAACCACTGGGAGTCGACATCTCGGGACTGGCCGTTGAACAGGCCCGGGCGTTCCCGAAAGCGGGCTTGGAGGAATACAGGGTGGACGATTTTCTTGCTGCCGGATTTGGGGCCAACGGATTTGAGTGGGTCTTCGAGCATACCTGTTTCTGCGCGATCCATCCCAATGAACGGCCGGCCTATGTCGAGGCGGTTCGCAAGTCCCTGAAACCGGGCGGGCATTTTCTGGCGATCTTCTATGTCAACATCGAGAATACGGAGGGCCCGCCGTTTCCGATCAGCGAGGCCGGGATCGACCGGCTCTTCCATCCTCTCTTTGAAACGCTTGAGTCGTGGATGCCCGGCCGATCCTACCCGGAGCGGTCCGGCCGGGAGTCGATGCGCCTGATGCGGAAGAAGTGA
- the rsmG gene encoding 16S rRNA (guanine(527)-N(7))-methyltransferase RsmG: MSAEAGDSDPACMHAVTETFPELPSSAIARFAQWETLMREWNSRINLISRQDIDHLVDHHLLHALALTRFVTFSAGARVLDVGTGGGLPGIPLAIVFPEVEFTLVDSVGKKIRAVQAMAGELGLSNLTARQVRAETMKGRFDYVLGRAVTALPRFLEWTRHLIRPGQAGSVANGWLYFKGTAWREELASSGHQPDHVYILSEISPNPFFQEKFLLHIRHDS; encoded by the coding sequence GTGTCCGCCGAAGCCGGCGACTCCGATCCTGCCTGCATGCATGCCGTCACCGAGACCTTTCCCGAACTCCCGTCCTCGGCGATCGCCCGCTTCGCACAGTGGGAAACCCTCATGCGCGAATGGAACAGCCGGATCAACCTAATCTCCCGGCAGGATATCGATCACCTGGTCGACCACCATCTCCTTCACGCCCTCGCCCTCACCCGCTTCGTCACCTTTTCTGCGGGTGCCAGGGTCCTCGATGTCGGCACCGGCGGCGGTCTTCCCGGCATCCCCCTGGCCATTGTTTTCCCTGAGGTGGAATTCACCCTCGTCGATTCGGTCGGCAAGAAGATCCGCGCCGTTCAGGCCATGGCCGGTGAACTCGGCCTGTCCAATCTCACCGCCCGCCAGGTCCGGGCCGAGACGATGAAGGGCCGCTTCGATTACGTCCTCGGCCGGGCCGTCACCGCCCTGCCCCGCTTTCTGGAGTGGACCCGCCACCTCATCCGGCCCGGCCAGGCCGGATCGGTCGCCAACGGTTGGCTCTACTTCAAGGGCACCGCCTGGCGCGAGGAACTTGCATCCTCCGGCCACCAACCCGACCATGTCTACATCCTCTCCGAAATCTCCCCGAATCCCTTCTTCCAGGAAAAGTTTCTCCTCCATATCCGCCACGATTCATGA
- a CDS encoding DUF4872 domain-containing protein, producing MPTHPSYPVGGFHPDSAVLCQALEAIGVKSPHTHKPLTESLVFGLAGGVGAGYSFCPSISNRSLSGVAVVGRHLAQATNTAWFEGPLKRLELEYEVTRATTPGQALKNLKAQLKMGGPVIVLCGRDALPWFGEANDGGDLFMYSLLVHEIVASDEVALVSDWAGAIHRLPLKILAKSRGRIASQKYATIRIEPREQTDLGPAVLEGVAACVQGLENPRVKTYSFEGWELWSRMMGPGKSKKAWPVVFPDGTIFRALRDVFCSIETVGTGGGLFRPVFSRFMHEASFITGQRAFSEVASSYRRLGEGWSALAEFSLPDRVEIFRETKNLLRKRRRAYEREGPCEEYLECTAELNKLDISVVEDFPLDPEETSELLAVLCTELGRLVVEERAAVRELAAAGGVEVGA from the coding sequence ATGCCCACTCATCCGTCTTATCCGGTTGGAGGATTCCATCCGGATTCCGCCGTGCTTTGCCAAGCGCTTGAAGCGATTGGCGTGAAGAGCCCGCATACCCACAAACCTTTGACTGAATCCCTCGTCTTCGGGTTAGCCGGAGGTGTCGGGGCCGGGTATTCGTTCTGTCCCTCGATTTCAAACCGGTCCCTGAGTGGAGTGGCGGTGGTCGGGCGCCACCTGGCCCAGGCTACGAACACGGCCTGGTTTGAGGGGCCGCTGAAGCGACTTGAGCTGGAGTATGAGGTGACCCGGGCGACCACGCCGGGACAGGCGCTGAAGAACCTGAAGGCCCAGTTGAAGATGGGTGGGCCGGTTATTGTGCTTTGCGGGCGGGACGCGCTTCCCTGGTTCGGGGAGGCGAACGATGGAGGCGATCTTTTCATGTATTCGCTTCTCGTCCACGAGATCGTCGCCTCGGACGAAGTCGCTCTGGTCAGTGATTGGGCCGGGGCCATACATCGTCTGCCCCTGAAGATCCTGGCCAAGTCCCGGGGGCGGATCGCCAGCCAGAAGTACGCGACGATCCGGATCGAGCCCAGGGAGCAAACCGATCTCGGTCCGGCTGTTCTCGAGGGTGTGGCCGCCTGTGTCCAGGGACTTGAAAACCCCAGGGTGAAAACCTATTCCTTCGAAGGATGGGAGCTCTGGTCCAGGATGATGGGACCGGGAAAGAGCAAGAAGGCCTGGCCGGTTGTCTTCCCGGATGGGACGATCTTTCGGGCTCTGCGCGATGTCTTCTGTTCGATCGAAACGGTTGGAACGGGTGGAGGGCTCTTCCGGCCGGTTTTCTCACGCTTCATGCATGAGGCGAGTTTCATCACTGGACAGCGGGCGTTCTCGGAGGTCGCTTCGAGTTACCGGCGCCTGGGGGAAGGTTGGAGTGCTTTGGCTGAGTTTTCCCTGCCCGACCGGGTGGAGATCTTCCGCGAAACCAAGAATCTGCTGCGGAAGCGTCGGCGGGCCTATGAGCGGGAAGGGCCGTGCGAGGAGTACCTGGAATGCACAGCGGAGTTGAACAAACTCGATATCTCGGTGGTGGAAGACTTTCCGCTCGATCCGGAGGAAACATCGGAATTGCTCGCTGTTTTGTGCACTGAGCTGGGGCGACTCGTAGTCGAGGAACGGGCCGCTGTCCGGGAACTTGCCGCGGCCGGTGGGGTGGAAGTCGGGGCGTAG
- a CDS encoding 3-methyladenine DNA glycosylase: protein MNEWQAREQAHLERVGALIGAHQRRRARHEIHPVHDFLFDYYSIRPGRLRQWHPGIGVVLQGPGTERFLQRRGYQQTHDGVAALPGSNAPGRLEAVRWIRSLLQACVSRPPQYACFGLHEWAMVYRSPDRRHAAVPLRLSEEEIARVVETGPICCSHFDAFRFFTPEARPLNRIQPGPDDRIVHEQRGCLHVNMDLFKWTGKLLPWSSSELLLDTLALAFRIREIDMRASPYDLSQYDYEPIRIETPGGRLAYETHQRAFAEQALPLRRRLIDVCDAVLA from the coding sequence ATGAATGAGTGGCAGGCACGCGAACAAGCCCATCTCGAACGCGTCGGGGCCCTCATCGGTGCCCACCAGCGCCGGCGGGCCCGCCACGAAATCCATCCGGTTCACGACTTCCTTTTCGACTACTACTCGATCCGCCCCGGCCGGCTCCGTCAGTGGCATCCCGGGATCGGGGTCGTCCTCCAGGGTCCCGGCACTGAACGCTTCCTCCAGCGTAGGGGCTATCAGCAAACCCACGACGGGGTCGCCGCCCTCCCCGGCTCGAACGCACCCGGCCGCCTTGAAGCTGTCCGCTGGATCCGGTCCCTGCTCCAGGCCTGCGTCTCACGCCCGCCCCAATACGCCTGCTTCGGCCTGCACGAATGGGCCATGGTCTACCGGAGTCCGGACCGGCGCCACGCAGCCGTCCCCCTCCGTCTTTCAGAAGAGGAGATCGCCCGGGTGGTCGAGACCGGTCCGATCTGCTGCTCCCACTTCGACGCTTTCCGCTTCTTCACCCCGGAGGCACGGCCGCTCAACCGGATCCAGCCCGGCCCCGACGACCGCATCGTCCACGAGCAGCGGGGCTGCCTCCATGTCAACATGGACCTCTTCAAGTGGACCGGCAAACTGCTGCCCTGGTCGTCATCCGAGCTGCTCCTCGACACCCTCGCCCTGGCCTTCCGGATCCGGGAAATCGACATGCGGGCCAGCCCGTATGATCTTTCCCAATACGATTACGAACCCATCAGGATTGAAACCCCGGGGGGCCGCCTGGCCTACGAGACCCACCAGCGCGCCTTCGCCGAGCAGGCCCTCCCCCTGCGCAGGCGCCTGATCGACGTCTGCGACGCAGTCCTGGCATAA